The sequence GCCCGACCACGTCCAGACTGCGCTGTACCGCATCGCGCAGGAAGCGGTCGCGAACGCGCTGCGCCACGCGGACGGGACGCTGGTGGACATCCTGCTGGAGAACGAGCGCGACCGGGTGCGGCTGCGGATCGCCGACGACGGCCGGGGCTTCGCCGTCCCCGACGCCGGCGTCCCGCTGGACTCCTACGGCCTGCGCGGCATGGCCGAGCGCGCCGAACTGCTCGGCGGACGCGTCACGGTGACGAGCCGGCCGGGCGTCGGGACGACGGTCGAGGCCGTCGTGCCCGTCCCGGCGTTCATCCGGCCCGCAGCACCCGGAACGACAGCCCGGCCTTGACGAGCCGTTCGATCAGCGCGTCGCCCATCGCGGTGGCGGTCGTGACCTGCCCGGACGTATCGGGAAGCTCGTCCAGGGCCAGGCACAGCGCCGACTCGGCGAGCATCTTGGCCGTCTCGCCGTAGCCGGGGTCGCCGCCGGACACCTCCGTGACGACGCGCCGTCCGCCGCCCTCGCCGACGAACGTCACGCGGAACCAGTTGCGGGCGCGGACCGTCTCCGACGGCCCCTCGCCCGGCCGCCGCAGCCGCAGCAGCAGGTTCCGCGCGGGCTTCACCGGCGCGATGGCCAGGAGCGCAACCGAGCCGGCCGCGAGCCCGGCCGCCGTCGCGAACCGCCGCGCCGCGAGGTAGTGCCCGTAGGAGAAGTCCGGCCCGTACCGCTCCAGCGCGGCGGCCGACCGGACGACGACCGCGGGGTCGATCGTCGGCAGCGGCAGCGCCCACCCGCGCACCCGCGCGTGCGGGGCGGGCCGCCGCGAGATCCGCGCCCGGCGCCCGGCGGGACGCGGCTGGGCGGCGGCGCGGGCGCGCTCGGCGCGCAGCATCCGCACCGGGTCGGCGAAGATCCCGAGGGCCGACTCCAGCGTGCCGCCCGACACGTCGCCGCGCGCCCGCACGAACCCCTCGACGCGCAGCGGCACGCCCTCGGGCAGGTGCTTGACGGTGAAGTACGCGCCGAGGTCGTGCGGGACGGAGTCGAACCCGCAGGCGTGGACGATCCGCGCCTCGGTGCGGACGGCCTGCTCGTGGTGGCGGACGTACATCTCGTCGACGAACGTCGGCTCGCCCGTCAGGTCCACGTAGTCGGTCCCGGCGCGGGCGCACGCGGCGACGAGCGGTTCGCCGAGCCGCGCGTACGGGCCGACGGTCGTGATCACGACGCGGGTCATGGTCGCGACGGCCTCGATGGACGCGGTGTCGCCGGTGTCGGCGTGCAGCAGCGGCAGCTCGGCGAGCGCGGGGTCGAGCGCGGTGAGACGGTCGCGGACGGCTTCGAGACGTCCCCGGTCCCGTCCGGCGATGGCCCACCGCACGTCCGGGCCCGCGTGGGCCGCGAGGTACTCGGCGGTGAGCCCGCCGGTGAACCCGGTGGCACCGAACAGGACGATGTCG comes from Actinomadura rubteroloni and encodes:
- a CDS encoding saccharopine dehydrogenase family protein, translating into MPADRAYDIVLFGATGFTGGLTAEYLAAHAGPDVRWAIAGRDRGRLEAVRDRLTALDPALAELPLLHADTGDTASIEAVATMTRVVITTVGPYARLGEPLVAACARAGTDYVDLTGEPTFVDEMYVRHHEQAVRTEARIVHACGFDSVPHDLGAYFTVKHLPEGVPLRVEGFVRARGDVSGGTLESALGIFADPVRMLRAERARAAAQPRPAGRRARISRRPAPHARVRGWALPLPTIDPAVVVRSAAALERYGPDFSYGHYLAARRFATAAGLAAGSVALLAIAPVKPARNLLLRLRRPGEGPSETVRARNWFRVTFVGEGGGRRVVTEVSGGDPGYGETAKMLAESALCLALDELPDTSGQVTTATAMGDALIERLVKAGLSFRVLRAG